The Marinomonas sp. CT5 genome contains the following window.
AGCTTCCCGTCTCAGGTCATGAAAGTGCAGATCGTCTATTAGACACTTGTTGCGTATCTTTCTGAAATTCACATCAAGCGAATCTGATTTCAGGTTAAAGGCTTTTAACCTGCAGTCATCTAAGGTTTTAAGCTTTTCCAATACTTTCACCGCTGTGGTGGATAGCGGCACGGTACGAGGGTTACCGTTCTTTGTTTTGGGTAGATGAACGGTTCGTCTTTCTAAATTAACGTCTTCCCATGTTATGCCGCAAATTTCACCGGCACGCATGGCGGTTTCTATGGCAAAGACGATGGCCGCGCCGATACGTTCGCTCTTGGATTCTGGCGGTATGTCTATGTCGTATTGTGTGGCGATCATCAGCTGTTCAAATTCACCAGGCAACAGCCGTCTTGTCCTTGCTTCTGGTTCTTTGGGACGCTTCACCCTTGTCATTGGGTTTTCTTTCAACCAGCCCCATTCCTTCGAACACTGACTGCAAATAGAAGACAACACGGTCCATTCACGAAGCACAGTACCAACAGCTACTTTTTGTAGGCGTCTGTCTCGCCATTCGGCAAAATGTTTTGATTGGATATCTTGGAGGGATATAAAACAAAGTGGGTCTGCTGGTTCATCGGCGCTTTTACCTAACCAACGCTCAATTCTTCGGATTTCGAATTTTTGACCACGCTTGGTCACACTGACCGTATCACGGTAGCGTTCTAGCGCTTCACTAAAGGGACGATCTGGAATATCAGAGGAAGTACTTTCTTTTGCTTCGCGTTCTAAATCAGACGCCCACGCTTGTGCGTCGCGCTTTGTAGAGAAGCCACGCTTCGTCTTACGCTTACCTTTCACGCTCACTTGAGCGCGCCATGATCCATCATCGGTTTTAAAAATAGACGCCACTGAATATTCTCCGGTGCAATGTGCGGTGCAGTTTCGGTGCAGAATTTCAGAAAAGATAGCATATAAGCGGAAAAGCTTACAATTTGAAGCAACACTAAGAAAATGCTGGAGAGTATATATTTAAAGGGATTGAGCAAGATAAGAAAGTGCAGGCATAAAAAAAGGCACCATAAATGGTGCCCGGGACCGGAATCGAACCGGTACGATATTTCTATCGCAAGATTTTAAGTCTTGTGTGTCTACCAATTTCACCACCCGGGCATATCTGATTTTGGAGGCCGGAGTCGGAATCGAACCGGCGTTCACGGAGTTGCAGTCCGCTGCATGACCACTCTGCCATCCGGCCTCTATCAGAAGATCTTTTAATGGAGCGGGAAACGAGGCTCGAACTCGCGACCCCAACCTTGGCAAGGTTGTGCTCTACCACTGAGCTATTCCCGCGTCTCAAAAGACGGTGCCTATTCTATGTATTTGAGCTTTCACGTCAAGGAAAAAATCCAAATAAATAGCTAACTTAGGCACTTTTTTTCATTCTGTTTAGTTTTTGTTCGAATCTTTGGCCATTAACTCCGGCCAAGCTGCTTTTAAATAAATATACATAGACCAAAGAGTTAATAGTGCCGCCGCAATGAGTACTATTTCTCCCAGGTGAGCAATCATGGTGTCTGGTCGACTGCCTAACAAGATGAAAATTGCCAACATCTGCATCGTGGTTTTCAGTTTACCAATATAAGAAACCGCTACGCTGGCGCGCTTGCCCATTTCGGCCATCCACTCACGCAATGCCGAAATAACGATTTCACGACCGACAATAACGGCACTGGCTAAGGTCAATAATGGATTTGAGTAGCTGGCTACCAACAACACTAAAGCAATAGACACCATGAGCTTGTCTGCCACCGGATCAAAAAAAGCCCCAAAGGCTGTGGTTTGATTCAGTTTTCTTGCCAAATAACCATCTAGCCAATCAGTGATAGCGGCCAAAGCAAAAATAATTGCGCACGTGTAATAACGCCCTTCCCACGGTAAATAGTAAACAATCACTAAAATTGGAATCATGAAGATCCGCACGGAAGTCAGTATATTCGGTATGTTCATTATATTCCCAATTCTTAAGCTAAATGCGTCCACACTTAGCCAAACTTAACTTTTATGAAGATGCAGATAAATTTCTTCTGCCTTTTTCGCACTAATGCCTTTTACCTTAGAAATGTCTTCCTGACTTGCTGAGAGCAGCTCTTGATAGCCACCAAAGGCGGTTAGCAGCTCTTTGCGTCGATTAGGTCCAATACCTGGAATATTTTCCAATACCGAATGACGACGCTTCTTATCTCTTCTACGACGGTGACTCTTTACCGCAAACCTATGGGCTTCATCCCGAATATGCTGAATAAGATGCAAAGCCGCCGAATCCGGCGGAAGAACGACTTCATCTTCTTTGGAGCCGATATATAAAGTTTCAAGCCCCGGCTTACGCGTATCGCCTTTTGCGACACCCAATAAGAAGATATTGACCAAGCCCAAATCCTTTAATACCGCTTCCGCTTGGGTTAATTGTCCTTTACCGCCATCAATCAGCAAAACGTCAGGGGCTTCTAGTTCGCCACTTTTCACGCGCTTATAACGTCGCGTGAGCGCTTGCTTCATGGCGCCATAATCATCCCCCGGTTCAACACCTTCGATGTTGAATGAACGATAGCGCTTTTTATCTGGCCCATCGGCACCAAACACCACACAAGAAGCAACCGTTGCTTCACCGCTGGAGTGACTGATATCAAAACACTCCATATGCGTTGGCGGCTCAGAGAAGCCTAACAATTTTTGCAAGGCGGTTATACGGCTAAAGTGATTACGTTTATCAGATAATCGCGCTTGTAGACCTTGTTCAGCGTTGAGTTTGGCGAGCTCCAACCAGCGAGCACGCTGCCCTCTTACATTACTGAGTACTTCAATTTTCTTCTGGGTGGTTTCAAAAACACCTTCCACCAGCGCTTCACTGTCTTCTAACTCATGGCTAATGATAAGCGTCTTAGGTAACTCTTGAATACCACCAAGGTAAAATTGAGCGATAAAAGACGATAATAATTCACCTTCTGTGATCTCGATGGGCATTTTGGGATAGTGACTTTTGCTACCAACCACTTTGCCTTTTCGCACCATCATCACATGAACACATAAGCCACCAGGCTGGATAATGGAGGCAATCACATCAGCCTCTCCAGTTTGTCCATAAACATGCTGTTGTTCTTGGATGTGCTTGAGTTGAATAATTTGATCACGCAATTCGGCCGCACGTTCGAATTCCATATCAGCGGCAGCAGAACTCATTTGTGAGGTGATTTCAGCTGTGAGCTCTTGGTCTTTTCCTTGTAAGAACATGCGGGCATGACGAACATCCAGATCGTACTCCTCGTCACTGATTAAATTCACACAAGGGCCAGAACAGCGTTTAATTTGATATTGCAGACATGGACGAGAGCGATTTGAATAGGTGCTGTCTTCGCATTGACGCACTTTGAACACCTTCTG
Protein-coding sequences here:
- the uvrC gene encoding excinuclease ABC subunit UvrC, whose amino-acid sequence is MSHSEFDPKHFVSNLTTRPGVYRMYDEKGELLYVGKAKNLKNRVASYFRVTGLTTKTMALVSRIHSIEIAVTKSETEALLLEQTLIKQHRPPFNILLRDDKSYPYILLSNHHHPALLFRRGDKTDKGTLFGPFPSGSAVKESLNTMQKVFKVRQCEDSTYSNRSRPCLQYQIKRCSGPCVNLISDEEYDLDVRHARMFLQGKDQELTAEITSQMSSAAADMEFERAAELRDQIIQLKHIQEQQHVYGQTGEADVIASIIQPGGLCVHVMMVRKGKVVGSKSHYPKMPIEITEGELLSSFIAQFYLGGIQELPKTLIISHELEDSEALVEGVFETTQKKIEVLSNVRGQRARWLELAKLNAEQGLQARLSDKRNHFSRITALQKLLGFSEPPTHMECFDISHSSGEATVASCVVFGADGPDKKRYRSFNIEGVEPGDDYGAMKQALTRRYKRVKSGELEAPDVLLIDGGKGQLTQAEAVLKDLGLVNIFLLGVAKGDTRKPGLETLYIGSKEDEVVLPPDSAALHLIQHIRDEAHRFAVKSHRRRRDKKRRHSVLENIPGIGPNRRKELLTAFGGYQELLSASQEDISKVKGISAKKAEEIYLHLHKS
- a CDS encoding site-specific integrase, translated to MASIFKTDDGSWRAQVSVKGKRKTKRGFSTKRDAQAWASDLEREAKESTSSDIPDRPFSEALERYRDTVSVTKRGQKFEIRRIERWLGKSADEPADPLCFISLQDIQSKHFAEWRDRRLQKVAVGTVLREWTVLSSICSQCSKEWGWLKENPMTRVKRPKEPEARTRRLLPGEFEQLMIATQYDIDIPPESKSERIGAAIVFAIETAMRAGEICGITWEDVNLERRTVHLPKTKNGNPRTVPLSTTAVKVLEKLKTLDDCRLKAFNLKSDSLDVNFRKIRNKCLIDDLHFHDLRREALTRLATKVDVLNLAKISGHTDLRILQRVYYAPDMGDIALMLD
- the pgsA gene encoding CDP-diacylglycerol--glycerol-3-phosphate 3-phosphatidyltransferase; this translates as MNIPNILTSVRIFMIPILVIVYYLPWEGRYYTCAIIFALAAITDWLDGYLARKLNQTTAFGAFFDPVADKLMVSIALVLLVASYSNPLLTLASAVIVGREIVISALREWMAEMGKRASVAVSYIGKLKTTMQMLAIFILLGSRPDTMIAHLGEIVLIAAALLTLWSMYIYLKAAWPELMAKDSNKN